A single Limisphaera ngatamarikiensis DNA region contains:
- a CDS encoding lamin tail domain-containing protein, producing the protein MPAQSVWRFRAGTNEASSPITAWRQAAFDDVAAGFRNAPAPFWYGDPQTGGTQLTDMQGRYSCIFLRHPFVLSEVPPLQTVRLRAFVDDGFVAWINGQEVLRVRVPAGEPTINTLAQNAPEPVPWETYTLNLPPGLLRVGTNVLAVQVFNTSLGSSDLGFDAQLEAVLLDTNPPVLLAIVPAPGLLTVWDSIQVTFSEPVTGVDADDLLLNGVPALEVHGQGAVYTFRWTQPPYGTLHLSWSPNHGITDLAEPPLPFNANAPGAEWEYEFTDAIPPTVVRVHPPPGLTLRTLEEIEVTFSEPVWGVDAGDLRINGRPARSVSSSGENTYRFAFDAPGPATVTVDWAPNHGITDAAAASNAFAGGAWQYTLDPTMSTPPVWITEILAGAVRTNGLTDEDGDLQDWIELYNPGTEPVNLAGWTLSDDRSAPARWVFPERILPPNGYLVVFASGKDRRPTDPSRPLHTNFRLALGGEPLGLYPPGAPHNRVSGFDQYPEQRNDYSYGLAPDGQWRYYDRPTPGAPNGPSPIVGVCAPVHVNARRGHFDIPFDLILSCETPDVEFRYTTDGSEPTRDSPRFPGRLRIDRTTLFRAAAFKDGYLPSRTITHSYFFGLSPALRSLPTLSLVTASNHLYGPKGILGIEGGTYAGGPWQPVAPGDYHNPSQHGLAWERPVSVEWIEPADGRGFQADAGIRVHGSDYQRPRLRPTSKFSYRLYFRRDYGPGRLEYPLFPTTQVQRFDQLVLRAGFNEQDNPFVRDELTRRLSSDMGQIASHGTLAIVFLNGRPYTASPWYNPCERVHEEFFQEHLGGSAEWDVVGPPWAQAAGPSGVVDGDRTDFQALVNYVWTQSPAAPNVYSNIARWLDLTNFVDYLILNTWAATGDWPGNNWRAGRDRAGGPWRFVVWDAEWAMGFGGRAVTLNTFTMNGTGPWDSGLASTGSSEIAQLYQRLRLSGEFRLLWADRIHQHFSPGGALDLEHILTRLRELREQLAVLMPNFNPDLEAWIRQRTPIYLGQLQQQGLYHFTNAPGFNTPQAWVPRGFELVLTNQAGNIYYTTNGLDPRLPFTGAVAPWAILYTGPIRLTGDVTIRARSLVGTTWSAIAQRSFRVGPPDSPVRITELHYNPQGGSAEEFLELANIGTVAVDLSGCEFGGISFRFPAGSVLPPGARWVLASNTDTNAWLARYPGVTPFGWYGGNLANGGETIVLRDPKGRILAAVTYDDENGWPTEPDGHGPSLELIDPWANPWDPLNWQASTVSGGTPGQPPTTPPAPTIQIHELMADNAGAVPHANAFPDWIELHNAGPAPADISGWSLTDDNNPRKFVFPPGTTIAAGGFLIVWCNTPRTAPGELIAPFGLDREGDALFLYNAQTSRVDGVVFGLQVPNFALGRWQGRWTLVEPTPGAPNRPAILADPQMLALNEWMPGSGPDDPGWIELFNRSADLPVPLEGLSVAVDGLAARWWPRSYLAPSGHALLRLTTVPRPDRLLLRIPATGKLTLQDPAGRTLDEVEFASDQTGLSIGRVPDGGDACTTLAVPTPAASNQWLTLSGPRIHEILARNRSRNFQGRIADFIEIHNPTSTSLDLSGFRLTLQANERTPWTFAQGTILPPFGYLVVWCDPATPASHGPEFFNLGRPLPGESGTVYLWDTAGRRVDAVTYGFQVPDLSIGRTGETFTLLSEPTPGAANSSPATLGPPTSLRINEWMARPLRGPDWFEIYNTGTLPVSLEGLVITDDPSLAGRERHRIGPLSLIGPRDFVRFVADGDATAGPDHAAFALAETGEVLVLYRIHNNSWEVLDQVAFGAARPGVSQGRIPDGAPNFGEFTLTPTPGASNYRPLTNVVIHEVLAHTDPPREDAIELHNRSDQPVDISGWALSNDERDRWKYRFPPGTVIPPGGFLVVYEAQFNQPQAGNRAFALSSTRGEILWLTEIRNEQETGYRDRAVWGASFNGQAFGRVETSSGPDFAPLERPTFGVEQPVSLEQFRTGRGAPNAPPGIGPVVLSEIHYHPSGGPDDTDEWIELHNFGPSPVPLFDPAHPTNRWKLADAVSFTFPPGTVLPPGGFLIVTGFDPDADPTRAAALRSRFNIPNTVPLIGPFEGALDNAGETLTLLAPDRPEGSDSPQPGFVPYVRVDRVSYDDEPPWPTSADGSGHSLQKVEPWLFGNEPLHWAAGPPTPGRPNTAPATDSDADGIPDWFEWQHGLDRNNPADATLDSDGDGHSNREEYRAGTDPSDPDSRLELQLLHPAPPGRLRLRFTAQPHRSYAVLATEDLTSGHWQTIHQIPADPARRVVEIEPEPGTHGTRFYRLITPAPQP; encoded by the coding sequence TGTTGAACGGTGTCCCGGCCCTGGAAGTGCACGGCCAGGGCGCGGTCTACACGTTCCGCTGGACCCAACCGCCCTACGGCACACTGCACCTGTCATGGTCGCCCAACCATGGCATCACCGACCTGGCCGAACCGCCGCTACCGTTCAACGCAAACGCCCCCGGCGCCGAATGGGAATACGAATTCACGGACGCCATCCCGCCCACCGTGGTCCGGGTACATCCCCCGCCGGGGCTGACCCTTCGGACCCTGGAAGAAATCGAGGTGACCTTCAGCGAACCGGTATGGGGTGTGGACGCCGGTGACCTGCGCATCAACGGCCGGCCCGCCCGATCGGTTTCGAGTTCCGGCGAAAACACCTACCGCTTTGCCTTCGACGCACCCGGGCCCGCCACGGTCACCGTGGACTGGGCACCCAACCACGGCATCACCGATGCCGCCGCCGCATCCAACGCCTTCGCCGGAGGGGCCTGGCAGTACACGCTCGACCCGACAATGTCCACGCCGCCGGTGTGGATCACCGAAATCCTCGCCGGTGCCGTGCGCACCAACGGCCTGACGGACGAGGACGGGGACCTCCAGGACTGGATCGAACTCTACAACCCCGGCACCGAGCCGGTGAACCTGGCCGGCTGGACGTTGAGCGACGACCGATCCGCGCCCGCGCGATGGGTGTTCCCGGAACGGATCCTGCCGCCCAACGGTTACCTGGTCGTGTTTGCCTCCGGCAAGGACCGCCGCCCCACTGATCCGTCCCGCCCCCTCCACACAAACTTCCGGCTCGCGCTGGGCGGGGAACCTCTCGGCCTCTACCCGCCGGGCGCGCCCCACAACCGCGTCAGCGGCTTCGATCAATACCCCGAGCAACGCAACGACTACAGCTACGGACTGGCCCCCGACGGTCAATGGCGTTATTACGATCGACCCACCCCCGGCGCACCCAACGGACCCAGTCCCATCGTCGGGGTCTGTGCACCGGTCCACGTGAACGCGCGCCGCGGGCATTTCGACATCCCCTTCGACCTGATCCTATCCTGCGAAACCCCGGACGTGGAATTCCGCTACACCACCGACGGAAGCGAACCCACACGGGACAGCCCGAGGTTTCCGGGCCGGTTGCGGATTGATCGAACCACCCTGTTCCGCGCGGCGGCTTTCAAGGACGGTTACCTCCCCTCGCGCACCATTACGCACAGCTACTTTTTCGGGTTGTCCCCGGCCCTGCGGTCGTTGCCGACCCTCTCCCTGGTCACCGCGTCCAACCACCTGTATGGTCCCAAGGGTATCCTGGGCATCGAAGGCGGCACTTACGCCGGCGGCCCCTGGCAACCGGTCGCCCCGGGCGACTATCACAACCCGTCCCAACACGGCTTGGCCTGGGAACGGCCCGTGTCGGTGGAATGGATCGAACCCGCCGACGGCCGCGGGTTCCAGGCCGACGCCGGCATCCGCGTCCACGGCAGCGATTACCAACGACCCCGCCTCCGCCCCACCAGCAAGTTCTCCTACCGCCTCTATTTCCGCCGCGATTACGGACCCGGCCGACTGGAATATCCACTCTTCCCCACCACGCAGGTCCAGCGTTTCGACCAACTGGTGCTGCGGGCCGGATTCAACGAGCAGGACAACCCCTTCGTGCGGGATGAATTGACCCGGCGCCTGTCCTCCGACATGGGCCAGATCGCTTCGCACGGCACTCTGGCCATCGTCTTCCTCAACGGACGGCCGTACACCGCGTCGCCCTGGTACAACCCGTGCGAACGCGTCCACGAGGAATTCTTCCAGGAACACCTCGGCGGTAGCGCGGAATGGGACGTGGTCGGGCCCCCCTGGGCTCAGGCCGCCGGCCCCAGCGGCGTGGTGGATGGCGACCGCACAGACTTCCAGGCGCTGGTCAACTACGTATGGACACAATCCCCCGCTGCCCCCAACGTCTACAGCAACATCGCACGGTGGTTGGACCTCACCAATTTCGTCGATTACCTGATCCTCAATACCTGGGCGGCCACGGGAGACTGGCCCGGCAACAACTGGCGGGCCGGTCGCGACCGCGCCGGAGGTCCGTGGCGTTTCGTGGTGTGGGACGCCGAATGGGCCATGGGCTTCGGCGGCCGCGCCGTCACGTTGAACACGTTCACCATGAACGGAACCGGCCCGTGGGATTCCGGCCTGGCCAGCACCGGTTCCTCGGAAATCGCCCAGCTCTACCAGCGCCTGCGTCTCAGCGGCGAATTCCGACTCCTCTGGGCCGATCGCATCCACCAACACTTCTCGCCCGGCGGAGCCCTCGACCTGGAACACATCCTGACCCGACTCCGGGAGCTGCGCGAACAACTGGCCGTACTGATGCCCAACTTCAATCCCGACCTGGAGGCGTGGATCCGCCAGCGTACACCCATCTACCTCGGCCAACTCCAACAACAGGGCCTCTACCACTTCACCAACGCGCCGGGGTTCAACACCCCGCAGGCGTGGGTGCCCCGCGGGTTCGAACTGGTGCTGACCAACCAGGCCGGCAACATCTACTACACCACCAACGGATTGGATCCGCGTCTTCCATTCACCGGCGCCGTGGCACCCTGGGCCATCCTCTACACCGGGCCCATCCGTCTCACCGGCGACGTCACCATCCGCGCGCGTTCTCTGGTCGGCACCACCTGGAGCGCCATCGCCCAGCGCAGCTTCCGCGTGGGCCCGCCGGATTCACCCGTGCGCATCACCGAACTGCATTACAATCCGCAGGGCGGAAGCGCGGAGGAATTCCTCGAGCTGGCCAACATCGGCACCGTCGCCGTGGACCTCAGCGGGTGCGAGTTCGGAGGCATCTCCTTCCGGTTCCCCGCGGGCAGCGTTCTCCCGCCCGGCGCACGCTGGGTGCTTGCCTCCAACACCGACACCAACGCCTGGCTGGCACGGTACCCGGGTGTAACTCCTTTCGGCTGGTACGGCGGGAACCTGGCCAACGGCGGGGAAACCATCGTCCTGCGCGACCCCAAAGGCCGCATCCTTGCCGCTGTCACTTACGACGACGAAAACGGTTGGCCCACCGAACCCGACGGACACGGTCCCTCGCTCGAACTCATCGATCCATGGGCCAATCCATGGGATCCGCTCAACTGGCAGGCCAGTACCGTCTCCGGCGGCACACCGGGTCAACCCCCCACCACCCCGCCCGCGCCAACCATCCAAATCCATGAACTCATGGCCGACAACGCAGGCGCCGTCCCCCACGCAAACGCGTTCCCCGACTGGATCGAACTCCACAACGCCGGCCCCGCGCCCGCAGACATCTCCGGCTGGAGCCTCACCGACGACAACAACCCCCGCAAATTCGTTTTCCCACCGGGCACCACCATCGCCGCCGGCGGGTTCCTCATCGTATGGTGCAACACACCCCGTACCGCACCGGGCGAACTGATCGCGCCCTTCGGCCTCGATCGCGAGGGCGATGCCCTCTTCCTCTACAACGCCCAAACCAGCCGGGTGGACGGCGTCGTCTTCGGCCTGCAGGTACCCAACTTCGCCCTGGGCCGGTGGCAGGGCCGTTGGACACTCGTGGAACCCACACCGGGCGCACCCAACCGTCCGGCCATTTTGGCCGACCCCCAAATGCTCGCACTCAACGAATGGATGCCCGGATCCGGACCGGATGATCCCGGCTGGATCGAGTTGTTCAACCGCTCCGCCGACCTGCCCGTCCCCCTCGAGGGCTTGTCCGTGGCGGTGGACGGCCTCGCAGCCCGATGGTGGCCACGCTCGTACCTGGCACCGTCCGGCCATGCCCTCCTCCGCTTGACCACCGTGCCGCGTCCCGACCGCCTGCTCCTCCGCATCCCCGCCACCGGCAAACTGACACTGCAGGATCCGGCCGGGCGCACCCTGGACGAGGTCGAGTTCGCCTCCGACCAAACCGGCCTTTCCATCGGTAGAGTCCCCGACGGTGGCGATGCCTGTACCACCCTCGCAGTGCCCACCCCGGCCGCCAGCAACCAATGGCTCACGCTCAGCGGCCCGCGCATCCACGAAATCCTGGCCCGAAACCGGTCGCGAAACTTCCAGGGCCGCATCGCTGATTTCATCGAAATCCACAACCCCACCAGCACCTCGCTGGACCTCTCCGGCTTCCGACTGACCCTGCAAGCCAACGAACGCACACCGTGGACCTTCGCACAGGGAACGATCCTGCCCCCGTTTGGCTATCTGGTCGTTTGGTGCGATCCCGCAACACCGGCAAGTCATGGCCCTGAGTTCTTCAACCTGGGCCGCCCATTACCCGGCGAGTCGGGAACCGTCTACCTCTGGGACACGGCAGGCCGACGCGTGGACGCCGTCACCTACGGGTTCCAGGTGCCGGACCTCTCCATCGGCCGGACCGGAGAAACGTTCACCCTGCTCAGCGAGCCCACGCCCGGTGCCGCCAACAGCAGCCCCGCCACCCTCGGCCCGCCGACGTCTCTCCGTATCAACGAATGGATGGCCCGACCACTCCGTGGCCCGGACTGGTTCGAAATCTACAACACCGGAACCCTGCCCGTAAGCCTGGAAGGTCTGGTGATCACGGACGACCCTTCGCTGGCCGGCCGCGAGCGGCACCGCATCGGTCCGCTCAGCCTCATCGGACCCCGCGACTTCGTGCGGTTTGTCGCCGACGGTGACGCGACCGCAGGTCCCGATCACGCAGCGTTTGCACTGGCGGAAACCGGCGAAGTGCTGGTGCTCTACCGGATCCACAACAACTCCTGGGAAGTGCTCGACCAGGTCGCCTTCGGCGCGGCCAGGCCGGGCGTCTCCCAGGGACGCATCCCCGACGGCGCACCCAACTTCGGCGAATTCACCCTCACCCCCACGCCCGGCGCAAGCAATTACCGTCCCCTCACCAACGTGGTCATCCACGAGGTCCTCGCCCACACCGATCCCCCGCGGGAAGACGCCATCGAACTCCACAATCGCAGCGATCAACCCGTGGACATCAGCGGCTGGGCCCTCAGCAATGACGAACGCGACCGCTGGAAATATCGGTTCCCGCCCGGAACCGTCATCCCGCCCGGCGGGTTCCTGGTGGTCTACGAGGCCCAGTTCAACCAGCCGCAAGCCGGCAACCGCGCCTTCGCCCTCAGCTCAACCCGTGGCGAGATACTCTGGCTCACCGAAATCCGTAATGAACAGGAAACCGGGTACCGCGACCGGGCCGTATGGGGCGCCTCCTTCAACGGACAGGCCTTCGGCCGCGTCGAAACCAGCTCGGGTCCCGACTTCGCTCCACTGGAACGGCCAACCTTCGGGGTGGAACAGCCCGTCTCGTTGGAGCAGTTCCGAACCGGTCGCGGTGCCCCCAACGCCCCACCCGGCATCGGCCCGGTCGTCCTCTCCGAAATCCATTACCATCCCTCGGGCGGCCCCGACGACACTGACGAATGGATCGAACTCCACAACTTCGGTCCCTCCCCTGTCCCACTGTTCGACCCGGCCCACCCCACCAACCGTTGGAAACTCGCTGACGCCGTCTCGTTCACGTTCCCACCGGGAACCGTCCTGCCCCCGGGCGGGTTCCTCATCGTCACCGGATTCGATCCGGACGCCGATCCCACACGCGCGGCGGCCCTGCGCAGCAGGTTCAACATCCCCAACACCGTCCCGCTGATTGGCCCCTTCGAGGGCGCCCTCGACAACGCCGGCGAAACCCTCACGCTGCTGGCTCCCGACCGGCCCGAAGGCTCCGACAGCCCCCAACCCGGTTTCGTCCCCTACGTACGGGTGGACCGCGTCAGCTACGACGATGAACCGCCCTGGCCCACCAGCGCAGACGGATCCGGCCATTCACTCCAAAAAGTCGAACCCTGGCTGTTCGGCAACGAACCCTTGCATTGGGCGGCCGGCCCGCCCACACCCGGCCGGCCCAACACCGCACCCGCCACCGATTCCGACGCAGACGGCATCCCGGACTGGTTCGAATGGCAGCACGGCCTGGACCGCAACAACCCGGCAGACGCCACCCTCGACAGCGACGGTGATGGCCATTCCAACCGCGAGGAGTACCGCGCCGGCACCGATCCGTCCGATCCCGACAGCCGCCTCGAACTCCAGCTACTCCACCCTGCGCCTCCGGGCCGGCTCCGCCTCCGCTTCACCGCCCAGCCACATCGCTCCTACGCAGTTCTGGCCACCGAGGACCTGACTTCCGGCCACTGGCAAACCATCCACCAAATCCCCGCCGACCCGGCCCGGCGCGTCGTGGAGATCGAGCCCGAGCCCGGCACTCACGGCACAAGGTTCTACCGTCTGATCACCCCGGCACCCCAACCCTGA